In bacterium, the genomic stretch TCAACTATAAATTCTGTTGTATCGAGAGAAGAAATAGCGAACTTGTAGACATTGCCTCGATAATTAAGCTCGAATTTCTCTATTTCGAATCCTGAGGATGAGTAAACTGGTAAATCATTATTTACCGGTTCGTCGGCATGAGCAATAACGGCAAAACCCATCAAAATAATTGAAAACATCAAAACAAGGACATAATTTCTCATTATTTTACCCCCTTTTATTTTTCAACCAAACAATTAGATAATACACCAAGCCAAATGTCAAGAAATAATTTTCAGCCTGTCGACAAAAATTTTCTTAACGCTATCGAGCTGCCTGAAACCCCAAGTAAAATACCAAGAACAACAACCCCTGCCGCCATCCAACTCGGAAGATTCACAAGAGAAGGCACAAGAAATTTTGCCCCCACAAAAGCTAATCTCAACATTGCCAAAGAAACCAACGCTGCCAGCGCGCCCTGAACGAAGCCCTCAAAGATAAAAGGACGCCTTATAAAATCATCAGTCGCTCCTACAACCCTCATTATATTAATAATATCTTTTCTTCCAAAAATTGCAAGTTTTATTGTGTTAACTATTATTACAAAGGCACCAAGCAAAAGTATTACTCCCCAAATCACCGAAATAATTATGAATGTTTTAAAAAGACCCGAAACCTTTTCGAAAACCTCACCGGGCGCAATAACCTGAACAACGCCTTTTTTACCCTTAACAAAATCAAGAGCCCTTTTTGCGGACTCCTTTATGTAAGCTCCCGGGGTTAATTTAACCAGAATAGACCTCGGAAAAGGATTCTCATCAGCGCTCACCGCCACAGTCCTGCCGAATCGTTTCTCGAATCTTTTTCTGGCTGCTTCCTTGTCCACGAATTCCACTGACCTCACCCCCGGAAGTCTTCGCAAACCTGACATCAAAGAATTTATCTTCGCAATGCTTAAGTTGTCGTCGAGAAAAACCTCTATACTAAGCCTCGACTGGGCAGCCTTGAGAAACGCATTAAGATTGAAGGTTATAAGTAGAAAAAGGGAGAAGACAAAAATAGCTATGGAAATGGTTATTACAGAGAGGATAGCGACAAATCTATATCTCCATAAAGATTTTAGCCCCTCAGATATTGCGAATCCCCACGCGCTCATTCACTTCGTTCTTTCACCCGAAAAATAATGTTCTCTGAACAATTGCCCTTTGCTGAACAACCCGAAAACTCCGCCAGTGTGCCAAAGAAGCACTCGCGAGCCCTTC encodes the following:
- a CDS encoding ABC transporter permease, which codes for MSAWGFAISEGLKSLWRYRFVAILSVITISIAIFVFSLFLLITFNLNAFLKAAQSRLSIEVFLDDNLSIAKINSLMSGLRRLPGVRSVEFVDKEAARKRFEKRFGRTVAVSADENPFPRSILVKLTPGAYIKESAKRALDFVKGKKGVVQVIAPGEVFEKVSGLFKTFIIISVIWGVILLLGAFVIIVNTIKLAIFGRKDIINIMRVVGATDDFIRRPFIFEGFVQGALAALVSLAMLRLAFVGAKFLVPSLVNLPSWMAAGVVVLGILLGVSGSSIALRKFLSTG